A single Polyodon spathula isolate WHYD16114869_AA chromosome 6, ASM1765450v1, whole genome shotgun sequence DNA region contains:
- the LOC121317081 gene encoding uncharacterized protein C1orf115 homolog has translation MTTGKKLKAKLKQKSDWDDKANIIENIEEPFDNNENKKKVSKRNKRGLECTQVVNPDTTTNECQEPGEGENKKEKGKSASKEVHFAFLPEKYEPLLEEDENKEHLKEEKRNKKKQKYKKYKKNAGKALRFGWRCLVVGLQGFAAGYTASLSVFAARN, from the exons ATGACAACGGGTAAGAAACTTAAAGCAAAGCTAAAACAAAAATCGGACTGGGACGACAAAGCAAACATTATTGAGAATATTGAGGAGCCTTttgataataatgaaaacaagaaaaaagtgtCAAAGAGGAACAAAAGAGGATTAGAATGCACACAGGTTGTGAATCCAGACACAACAACCAACGAGTGCCAAGAACCTGGAGAAGgagagaataaaaaagaaaaaggaaaaagtgCCTCAAAAGAGGTTCACTTTGCCTTCCTACCTGAAAAATACGAACCTCTGTTGGAAGAAGATGAGAATAAAGAACACCTCAAGGAAGAAAAGcgaaacaaaaagaaacagaagtACAAAAAGTATAAAAAG AATGCTGGCAAGGCTCTGAGATTTGGATGGCGCTGTTTGGTGGTGGGACTACAAGGATTCGCGGCTGGCTACACTGCGTCTTTGTCGGTGTTTGCAGCCAGAAACTGA